The region GGTACGCCGGACGCGGCGGCCCGGTCGGCGATCTGGTCCCGGTACACGGACGGCCGGGCCGATGTGGATGTCGCGGCGCTGGTGGCGGCCAGTGAGCTGTTCACCCCGGCCGACATCGAGCACGCCGCACGGGTGGCCGCCCAGACGTCTTTCGAGCGGGACCTGGAGGCGATCGGAGTCGGCACGGGCGGGCACGGCCGGCTCGGGGCGAGCACCGAGGACTATCTCGCCGCCATCGCCCAGTGCCGCCCGACCGTCACCCCCGAAATGATCGACGAATTCGGCGCGGACATCACCGCCCACGCTCGCTGCTGACGACCCGGGGGAAGCAGGCCGTTTCCAGCCTCTTCCGGGGGGAGCGGTGTGGTGCCACCACGACCGCACGCGTTGGGGCACCGGCGGCTTGACGTCGGCGGTCGGGCACCGACGGCCGGACCCCAGCGGCTGGGCACCAGCGAGTGGACGTCAACGGTTGGGCATCGACGGCCGGAAGTCGGCGACTGGCGCCGGCGGCCGGCATGCCGGCCGGTGGCCTGCCGACCGCCTCCGCGCGCCCGTCAGCAGCTCAGGTTGTCGCCAGGCGTGGTCCCCAGGATCTGTACAAAGCTCGTGTAGCTGTTGATCCGGCTCTGCACCTGGCCGGGGTTGCCGCCGTTGCACTCCAGGGAGCCGTTGATGCTACGGATGGTCTCGCCGAACCCGGCGCCGCCGACCATGGCCTGATGCGGGGTCATGGTGCCCGGCCCGGTCTGTGTGTTCCAGTACCAAAGGGCGGTCTTCCAGGCGACGGCGGCATCCTGCTCCACCAGAGAAGGATTGTGCAGCAGGTCGATGCCGAGCGCATCGCCCGCCGCCTTGTAGTTGAAGTTCCAGCTCAGCTGAATCGGACCGCGGCCGTAGTAGGCGGCCTGGCCTGCCGGGCACCCGTACGGCTGGGCGGCATCGCAGTAGTGGGGGTAGTTGGCGGTGTTCTGCTCCACCACGTAGACGAGGCCGCCGGTCTCGTGACTCACATTAGCGAGAAAGGCCGCGGCCTCCTGGCGCTTCACGGTGTCGCTCCCGGTGTTCGCGAACTCCGGATACGCGCTGATGGCCGCGGTCAGGCCGCTGTACGTATAGAACGCGTTCCGGTTCGGGAACATCTGGTTGAACTGCGCCTCGCTGACGACGAACCCCTCGGCATGGGCGTCGGCGCCTGCCTGAGCCGTGGCGCAGTCGGAGCAGCGCACTGTGGCGGCCGCGGGCACCGTCGGTACGACGGCGGCCAAGCTCGCGGCCATCGTGGCGGCACTCAGCAGCGCGGCAATACGTGATCTCATCGCGGTGACTCCTTCGCGCGGCCGGACTCCGGACGGGAGGGGCCGCTGCGTGTGGGGGGACTGACCGAATGGACGAATGGCGGGTGAGTGAGCGAATTGCCGTATGGGGAACGCCAGTTGAGGTGCATCAGGCATCTCAAGGGCCCCCGATGTACGGGGCGAGCCTCGGGAGAGGAGCGTCGATCGAGCGGTCAAGTTCACGGACAGGCGACGTACGACAGCAACTACACCACTGCACCGGCCACTAGGGCTGCATCTAGGACCGCCAGAGCTGCGGTCTAGACCAACGGTAGGTTAGAGGTGACGCGTTGCACATGTCCATACCAATGCATCGGCCCGCCGACGCACGCGGCCAGCGACGACGACCGCGTGCCACGCCCCTCCCCCGCGCATCGACGCGCCGGAGGCCCCGGAAAGAGGCCCCGAATGCCGGAGACGAAGGGGCGACCAGCCGCTAGTTGTATTGACCCGCAGGGTTGTTCACGCGGCTGATGGGTGACTTGCCTCCGAGTGCGGTGTGGCACCTGTGATGGTTGTAGCTGTGCAGGAAGGTGTCCAGTGCGGCGGTTCGTTCGTCGTTGCTGGTGTAGGGCCGTAGGTAGGCCCATTCGTCGAGCAGGGTGCGGTTGAAGCGTTCGACCTTGCCATTGGTCTGCGGCCGGTAGATGCGCGTGAGCTTGCCGGCCGCGCCGAGATCTGCAAGCGCCTGACGCCAGGCGAAGCTCTTGCGGTAGGGCCAGGCGTTGTCCGTCAGGACACGTTCGATGCGCAGGATGCCGCAGGCGGCGAAGAAGGCTGCGGCCCGCTGCAGGAAGGCCGCGCAGGTGGCGGCTTTCTCGTCCCGGTGGACTTCGCTGTAGGCGAGGCGGCTGTGGTCGTCGACTGCGGAGTGGATGTAGTCGAAGCCTGTGGTGCGGCGGCGGTCGGGGCAGGCGGCACGGCCGTGGATGCGCCAGCCCCCGCCGTCGGGTATGCGGCCGAGTTTCTTCACGTCCACGTGGACGAGCTCGCCGGGCCTGCTGCGTTCGTAGCGGCGGATGACCTGGCCGGTGGGCCGGTCGAGGAAGGCGAGGCGGTTCAGGCCGTGCCGGGCCAGGACCCGGTGGACGGTCGAGGCCGGCAGGCCCAGGATCGGTGCGATGCGAGCCGGGCCCAGCTTCCGGTCTTGCCGCAACCGGCATACCTGGTCCTCTACCGCGAGAGGAGTCCGGTGCGGTGTCGTGTGCGGCCGGCTGGGACGATCGTGCAGCCCGGCCTCGCCCTGCGTTCTCCAGCGACGCAGCCACTTGTGGGCGGTGGGCCGCGAGATGCCCATCTCGGCGGCGACGTGTGCGATGGGGCGCCCGGAACGGACGCGCTCGACCAGCAGCCGCCTGCCGTGAACGGTCAGCCGGGCATTACGGTGGGACACGAAGACCTCCGTGCGGTGCAGTCCTAGACAGCTCCACCACACCGGAGGTCTTCGCCATGATCAAGCCCAGCCAGCGTTAACAACGCTCGTGATCAATACAGCTAGTCGCCGGGCTCGGCGATCAGTGCGGTGGCCACGGAGCGGAAGCCGAGCCGGGCGTAGAGCCG is a window of Streptomyces caniferus DNA encoding:
- a CDS encoding chitinase → MRSRIAALLSAATMAASLAAVVPTVPAAATVRCSDCATAQAGADAHAEGFVVSEAQFNQMFPNRNAFYTYSGLTAAISAYPEFANTGSDTVKRQEAAAFLANVSHETGGLVYVVEQNTANYPHYCDAAQPYGCPAGQAAYYGRGPIQLSWNFNYKAAGDALGIDLLHNPSLVEQDAAVAWKTALWYWNTQTGPGTMTPHQAMVGGAGFGETIRSINGSLECNGGNPGQVQSRINSYTSFVQILGTTPGDNLSC
- a CDS encoding IS481 family transposase — translated: MSHRNARLTVHGRRLLVERVRSGRPIAHVAAEMGISRPTAHKWLRRWRTQGEAGLHDRPSRPHTTPHRTPLAVEDQVCRLRQDRKLGPARIAPILGLPASTVHRVLARHGLNRLAFLDRPTGQVIRRYERSRPGELVHVDVKKLGRIPDGGGWRIHGRAACPDRRRTTGFDYIHSAVDDHSRLAYSEVHRDEKAATCAAFLQRAAAFFAACGILRIERVLTDNAWPYRKSFAWRQALADLGAAGKLTRIYRPQTNGKVERFNRTLLDEWAYLRPYTSNDERTAALDTFLHSYNHHRCHTALGGKSPISRVNNPAGQYN